In the Clupea harengus chromosome 16, Ch_v2.0.2, whole genome shotgun sequence genome, one interval contains:
- the orc5 gene encoding origin recognition complex subunit 5 — translation MPALVEQPGYAHERLCALTERVPCRETQASTLLALLGEPGHYSYPSIFIYGHRASGKSHVTESILQELELPHAIVSCVECVSAGLLFEQTLVAFFGPEAPSLLPRSSSLSDFVRIYKQLCAQTPACQTRYIVLDRAERLRDMEANLLPGLLRLQELVDDNVTVILLTEIVWDKFRPNTGCLEPLLLHFPDYSKAELQEILVRDYHPAYSPDLYGSFVSILLGVFYSVCRDLRELKHLAALNFSKFCEPLEREEVKESETHKLWRNIEPHLKKAMQTVYLREVSSVQWEQQQQQMEDREAGTLKGLSAYAHVELPYYSKFLLIAAYLASFNPARTDRRFFLKHHGKIKKTNFLKKHEKTSNHLLGPKPFPLDRLLAIFYSVVDSRVAPTASIFSQISSLVTLQLLTQVGHDDQLDAPKYKCAVALDFIQAVSRTVSFDIVKYLYDFL, via the exons ATGCCTGCGCTTGTGGAGCAGCCGGGCTATGCGCATGAGAGGTTGTGCGCACTGACAGAGCGAGTTCCTTGCAGAGAGACTCAAGCCAGTACTTTGTTAGCTTTGCTGGGTGAG CCAGGACACTATAGCTATCCATCAATCTTCATCTATGGACACCGTGCGTCTGGCAAAAGTCACGTGACTGAATCCATACTTCAAGAACTTGAG CTCCCCCATGCCATAGTgagctgtgtggagtgtgtgtccgCGGGGCTCCTGTTTGAGCAGACGCTAGTGGCCTTCTTCGGCCCCGaggccccctccctcctcccccgctcctcctctctgtcagacTTCGTGCGGATCTACAAGCAGCTCTGCGCCCAGACCCCCGCCTGTCAGACCCGTTATATA GTATTGGACAGGGCTGAGCGCCTCAGGGATATGGAGGCCAACCTCCTACCAGGCCTCTTGCGTTTACAAGAGCTG GTTGATGACAATGTGACTGTAATCCTGCTCACTGAGATTGTCTGGGACAAGTTCCGCCCGAACACCGGCTGTCTTGAGCCGCTGCTGCTGCACTTCCCTGATTACAGTAAAG CGGAGCTTCAGGAGATCCTAGTGCGCGATTATCACCCAGCCTACTCGCCGGATCTCTACGGCTCCTTCGTCAGCATTCTGCTGGGGGTGTTCTACTCCGTCTGCAGGGACCTGAGAGAGCTCAAACACCTG gCGGCCctcaacttctccaagttctgTGAGCcattagagagagaagaag TGAAAGAAAGTGAAACACACAAGCTCTGGAGGAACATTGAGCCACACTTGAAGAAGGCCATGCAGACGGTGTACCTGAGAGAAgtttccag tgttcagtgggagcagcagcagcagcagatggagGATAGGGAGGCTGGAACTctgaaag GCTTGTCGGCCTATGCCCATGTGGAGCTGCCCTACTACTCCAAATTCCTGCTGATTGCCGCGTACCTGGCCTCCTTCAACCCTGCCCGCACAGACCGACGGTTCTTCCTCAAG CATCACGGGAAAATAAAGAAGACCAATTTTCTGAAGAAGCACGAGAAG ACCAGTAATCACTTGCTGGGGCCCAAGCCCTTCCCGTTGGACCGCCTCCTGGCCATTTTCTACAGTGTGGTGGACAGCAGGGTGGCTCCAACAGCCAGCATCTTCTCCCAG ATCTCCTCCTTGGTGACCCTGCAGCTTCTCACCCAAGTGGGACATGACGACCAGCTAGACGCTCCGAAGTACAAGTGTGCCGTCGCGCTGGACTTCATTCAGGCAGTCTCCAG GACTGTGAGCTTTGACATTGTAAAGTACCTGTATGACTTCCTGTGA
- the guca1a gene encoding guanylyl cyclase-activating protein 1: protein MGNTSGCTVDDLQAVEMHLWYKKFMTECPSGQLTMHEFKQFFGLRGLDPEATAYIEQMFRTFDMNKDGYIDFIEYVAALSLVMRGKMEHKLRWYFKLYDVDGNGCIDRHELLGIIKAIRAINGNDSQEASAEEFTNRVFDRIDINGDGELSLEEFVAGARSDEEFMGVMMKSLDLSHIVAMIHSRRHSI from the exons ATGGGCAACACGTCAGGATGCACTGTGGACGACCTCCAGGCTGTAGAGATGCACCTCTGGTACAAGAAGTTCATGACGGAGTGCCCATCGGGTCAGCTCACGATGCACGAGTTCAAGCAATTCTTCGGGCTCCGGGGCCTTGATCCTGAGGCCACTGCCTATATCGAGCAGATGTTTCGCACCTTTGACATGAACAAG GATGGCTACATAGACTTCATAGAGTACGTGGCTGCCCTGAGTCTGGTGATGCGAGGCAAGATGGAGCACAAACTGCGCTGGTACTTCAAGCTTTACGACGTGGACGGCAACGGCTGCATTGACCGACATGAGCTCCTCGGCATCATAAAG GCCATTCGAGCAATTAATGGAAACGACAGTCAGGAGGCCTCAGCTGAAGAGTTCACCAACCGTGTGTTTGACAGGATTGATATTAACGGAGATG GGGAGCTTTCACTGGAGGAGTTTGTGGCAGGTGCCCGTAGCGATGAGGAGTTCATGGGGGTGATGATGAAGAGCTTGGACCTCTCACACATAGTGGCCATGATCCACAGCCGCAGACACAGTATTTGA